The sequence CCGTTCTCAACGATAAATACCAGGTTCAGGTTGCCATCTCCAACCTCGCTGATGGACAGCTGGCTGAAATCGGAAAACACGCCTGCCAGCGCAGGGCGTTGCGCAATATAGTCTTTTATGGTGGTCTCATCCAAAGCGTGGTAGGCCATTGTCAGGTGATCCTTGCTACTTGAGACGTTGCACCGTGATGTCTCTACACTCGTTTTTCCGGGTACAACCCCAGAACCCCTTCCTCGGAGGCAGGGCAGATGCCGCGCTCGGTGATCAGGGCGGTAACCAGATGAGCCGGGGTAACGTCGAAGGCGTAGTTAGCGGCAGGGCTATCGCTCGGCGTCAGGAGGACGGTAATGATTTCGCCGTCATGTAGCCCCTGGATGGTCTTGATCTCCATTGCATCCCGTTGCTCGATGGGGATCTCCCGCACGCCATTGCGCCGTTCCCAGTCAAATGTTGAGGATGGCAACGCGACGTACAGAGGAACCCCGTTGTCGCGAGCCGCCAAAGCCTTGAGATAGGTGCCGATCTTGTTGGCAACGTCGCCCGTGTACAGGGTGCGGTCGGTGCCAACGATAACGACATCCACCATGCCGTGCTGCATCAGGTGCCCGCCCACGTTGTCGGCGATGACGGTATGATCGATGCCGTGCTGGCCCAGTTCCCAGGCAGTCAGACGCGCGCCCTGGTTGCGAGGCCGGGTCTCGTCGACCCACACGTGGACGGCAATGCCATCGTCGTCAGCGGCATAAATGGGCGCTGTGGCCGATCCATAATCCACAAAGGCCAGCCAGCCAGCGTTGCAGTGGGTGAGGATATTGACCGGTTCTCCACCTTTGCGCTCACTGATCTCCTGGATGATTGTTTTGCCGTGTTGGCCGATGCGCCGGCAGAAGTCAGCGTCCTCGTCGGCAATAGTTTGAGCCGTGGCCAGCACTGCCTCGATTTTGGCCTCACGGTCGCTGCCTGCGGCGGAGATGGCTGCCAGTTGACGTTTAACCGCCCATTCCAGGTTGGTCGCCGTGGGTCGGGTTGCCGTGAGCAGGTCGCCGTCCCTGGCCAAGGCCGCCTCGAAGGCCGCCGCCGGCGTTCGAGGGGCGTGCAGCGCCGCCAGGTACATGCCATAACCCGCCGTAGCGCCGATGAGGCCAGCGCCGCGCACGTGCATGTCCGCGATGGCCCGCGCTACATCTTCGACCGTGACAAGATCCTCGACGATGAATCTGTGAGGCAGGTGGCGTTGGTCGATGATTTGCACTACAGCAGGATCGTTTTCCTTTAGCCAGATGGTTCGATAGTGCTTACCTTGGACATTCATGCTTTGCATTGTTTCCTGAAGGTGCCCCGGGTCCGGGGACCGCTATGTCCAGCTGCCAACCGAGCGCTGGACAGGGGTCGTTAGAACATCTTGGGCAATAACGCGTCCCAGATCCGTTTATCGTTTTTGGTGGCCAGGTCGATGCTGTTCAGCGCCATGATCACGTACAGGGCGTCGGCGATGCTCACCTGGGCCAACCGGGAGGCGATAGCCTCGATGCGGGCTTCCCGGGCAACGCTCAGCAGCGTGACATCTGAAAACTCGGTGATTGGCGAATGGGCATTTCCGGTGATGCAGACCGTGGCCGCTCCGTTCGCTTTGGCCTGCTTGAGCGTGAGAACAGGGTCCATGGAACTGCCCGATTGGGAGATCGCAACCACAACGTCACCAGGGCCCATGAGCGCCACTTCCATCAGTTGGAGATAGGAGTCGGTTTGAGCCTTGCAGTTCAGGCCAAGCCGCAGCAGCATGTTGTACATGCTCTGCACGATGGGAGCCGATGTGCCGACCCCGACAATCAGAATGCGCTTGGCTGTGCCGAGCAGCTCGATGGCTTCAATCAGGGCATTCTCGTCCAGCACCTCCAGGGTGTCATAGAGTGCCTGGATGTTAGACATGAACACCTTGCGGGCGATGATCGCCGGCGCATCCCCCTCGAGGATATCGTCGTGAATGACCTGGGTGGGACTGACCAGATCACGTGCGATGGACAGCTTCAGATCGGTGTAGCCCTGAAAGCCGGCATTTCGACAGAAGCGCAACACCGTTGTATCGCTCACACCACATGCCTGAGCGACCTGGGCCATGGATAGTTCCATGATTTTTCCAGGCTGCTGCATAACCCAATTGGCCACACGGGCTTCCGATGCGGCCAACGCGGGAAAACTACTGCGAATGCGGGTCAGGGAGTTGATCGAGGATGGAGCTGTGGCGGTGGTTCGGCCATCGCCGTCTGGGTCTCGCTGCACGTGATACATCCGTTATTGTGGTGGTACAACAACATAAAAGGGATTAACGTGATACTGCCACGCAATTATAGTGCAGACTACAGGCCCTGTCAAATCAACCTGCGATCCCCATAGCAATTCTCAATATGACGAAACAGGGAGCTGAAGTCTGCATATTGAGAATGGTTAGCTGAGTTCGGCCGATTCCAGTCCTTCCGCAGGAAAGCGATCGTCGAAGGAAAATACTCGCTGGATTCCGCTATGACTGGCCTCAGCCCAGAGCAAGGCATCTGCGAAGGAATGGCGTTTGGAGTCGCGGCAGAGGCGGAGGGCCTCCAACGCCCGGGGCTTTGAAAGGTTCAGCAGGCGGATATTTCGTCGTTGGATGAACGCGCTCAGCGCGTCAACGACCGCTACCCTGGGAATGTCGTAGACGGAGGACAACACGTAGGCTGTCTCGGCCAGAATAACCTCGCTCAGGATCAGCGGCTGGTCGCTGTCGATGAGCCTGGCCGCTACCGCGGCCATGGCCGGAGGGTCATTGGTGAGATAGCGGAAGACGACACTGGTATCGATAAATGCTGCGGATTCCGGCTCGCTCAAGCAGTTCCCTCGTCCACCATCCATTCCAAGCGAACTGCCTTTGACCACGCTTCCTCGCGAACCTCTGCCCACTTCTCGGGTGGGACGGACCGTTTCGCCTTACTCGCCAGCACGCCGCGCAACGACTCCTCGTGCTCTGGCGGGTAGAAATGGAGTTCCACGTGGTCGGCCACCAGCCGCTGAACGGCGAGGTAGCCTGGCTCCAAACCGAGCGCATCACGAATCGGCTTTTCAATGACAATTTGTCCTCGTTGTCCTACCACGCTAGGCATATTCATACTCCGCTTGTTGATTCATATCTCGGTGATGAGCTTATACTGGATGACCCTGTGGTTGTCAACAAATGCGTGCTGCGCCCACAAAACAGGAAACGAAACCCCTCTTTCCACGCACTATACGCCGTCTGCAGTAGCTTGCAGGACCACCAGGAGCATCTCGAACTCCTCCCGGCAATCATTGCAGCGGTCCAGGTGGTCCTGGACCAACGGCATGGCTTCGGCCGCGTTCTTGCCCGCGAGCTCCAGTTCGGCGAAGCGATCAAGCTGCTCGAAACACTCGTCACAGCCGATCTCATCCGGCCGGGTCGTGGCAACCATTTGCACCATAGTGGCCAGTTCAGCCGGCTGCAGTGCAGCCGTGCCTTGGCCGCGCCTCATTGTTCTGATGTTCATCAGGAATTTGCGAAACATCTTTGACCTGCCTATCTTTCGTCGAACATGGCCAGTAGCTCTTCAGGCGACAGCCCCTCGCGCAGCATCGCCTTTTTAAGCCGTTGCCGGGCATCGTGCAGGAGTTTGTACATGGCGTTGCGGTTCGTGCCCATCCGCTCGGCAACTTCCTGCATCGGCATGCCACCCTGCATCACCGCCATCATGGCCTGCCGCTGCCGATCGGTCAGTTCCTCGGCGATCATGCGTTGGATCTTTTCCAACATCATCCGCCGAACGGCGGTCTGTTCCGGATCTGGGCCGCGATCGGTCAGGACATCCGGGGTGAAGTCGGAGTTTTCCCGGTTGACCAGCAAGTCCTGGAGCGAGATATCGCGCCACCTGCGACGGCGCAACTCGGTCAGCGCCACGCGCACGGCGACCTTCTGCGCCCAGGTGGTGAAACGAGCTTCGCCTCGAAACGAAGCCAGCTCGCGCAACACCTTGACCAGCGCTTCCTGGACGAAATCCTCCAGATCAGCTTCGGTCACACCGTAGCTGATCAGCCCGTAGCGCAGGCCGCGCAGGAGCACGACGCGCAGGTCGGTGATGGCAGCATCGGTTTGTCTACTCCGCAATGCTTCACACCATTCCTGATTCGTTCGCTCAGTCATTGGCTCGCTTTCTGAACCCTGCCATGCTCAGCTGTGGTCTCGCTTCGATTCATGAGCGTCGCCTCATACTCGGCCTCGGCGCGCTTCCCAGAGTGACGGGCGTTCACAGCAAAAGGACTGCACACCACACCAGATCGTGCAATACAGTGCCAGAGTACCATAGGATGCCGCCGGAGACTAAAAACCGAATGGAGGCACGAGCTCACTTCGCCGTGGGCTTACGACTCTCCCACAATGGTTCGGTCTCCCGATTGTCATTGCGACACTACGGCAGCACGTCACGCACCGTCTAGCTCACACCTCGCGTCCATCCTGCCCGGGCCAATCATTGCGATTTTCATCCGTTTGAAATCCCTCCGTCTGAATAACGTCTATAGTCAGGATCGGTGACAATGACAGAATTGTCGCTGCCATAGATATTGTGACCATCGCTCATCATCCTTGAGTCAAGGCGTGTTCGGCGGCCTGCAACTTGAGGGTCGGCTCTCGATCCATGCTACGTCTTTGCCTGGGTCGCCATCAGCGCCTGTGCCACGGCTGGCAGGGTCGCCGGGTCGTCGACGATCCAACGCTCTTCCAGGAGTCCGTCCGCGCGTAGCGCCTCGCGGGTGAACGGCGTGCTCACGGCGATCACGTGCATGCCGGCGGCCAGCGCTGCCTTCACGCCGCTGGGCGAGTCTTCGATCACCAGGCATTCGTGAGTCGACACACCCAGCTCGCGCGCCACCAGCAGGTAGATCTCCGGGTCCGGTTTGCCCTGCTCCACGTCATCGCTGCTGGCCACGAAGTCGAACTCGCCCATCAGATCCAGGATGCTCAGCACACGCTGCACCTGGGGGCAATTGGACATGGTCGCCAGACCCACCTGGCAGCCGGCGCGCCGCGCCGCGTGCAGTAGATCCACATTGTGCGGCCACTGGTTGCGCCGAAGCACATCGGGATCGGCCAGCATGGCCTCGTAGTGGCGCAGGCGAAGCTGGATGTAGGCCTGCCATGGCGTGCTGACGCCGAACTCGGCCATCCGTGCTCCGGCGGCGTCCTCCAGGTCAAAGCGCGCCACCAACGCTGTCGCCACCTCGTTGCGCGCGAGGCCGACGACATCCCGGAAGGCGGTCATAACCGCATCTTCGGTCACAGCTTCCGGGCGCAGTTCCATGGCTGCGCGGGCATAGGAAGTTGAGCCTGTCAGCGCCAACCTCTCCCTGTATAGAAGCGGATAACGTGACGTCGAGTGGCCAGCAACGCCTCTTTGTCGCCCAAGGCATGGGGCCAGCCTTACTACGTCACTTGTTCACTCCCCTGGACGTAACCTGGCGCCGGGGTCTTACCTGCTGACCCTTCCCTCGGTTCTGAGGCCAGGCAGCTTTGCCCGGCGATCTTCTCATGCAGATACTTGCGGTTTTTTCCTCCAACTCAGTCAACGCCACAGTTTACGGGATCATTAGGTACTGCCAGAAACACAGTCGAGGCTCGTGTTCCTCTGGCTTGTCCAGGTCAGGAAGGAAAAACAATGTCGCGAATCAAGGCGATCAGGTAAGAATCTCTCCCTGTCATGCGTCAGGGTTTTTGGTGCGTGATGCAGGCCAGGCGTTCGGTCCCCAAACGGCGCTTAGTAGCTGTTTGAAAAGGGGTCGAAGATATCCCCAGGCCGCTCGAAAGCTGCAATTCAGGCCTGGAAACCAGCCTGATGCCGCGAAGCACACTTTGAAGACCCGACAAGCCCATGGACAAGACTTTTCAAACAGTTTCTTATCCCGATGCGAGGTGACAATTGGCGATCCCTTCAAGCCCAGAGATAGAGACGACGACGATAAGCGCGGATATCTCCGAACGACGCTGGTTGGGCAGTCTCCAACGGGCGTGGC comes from Chloroflexota bacterium and encodes:
- a CDS encoding sigma-70 family RNA polymerase sigma factor — translated: MTERTNQEWCEALRSRQTDAAITDLRVVLLRGLRYGLISYGVTEADLEDFVQEALVKVLRELASFRGEARFTTWAQKVAVRVALTELRRRRWRDISLQDLLVNRENSDFTPDVLTDRGPDPEQTAVRRMMLEKIQRMIAEELTDRQRQAMMAVMQGGMPMQEVAERMGTNRNAMYKLLHDARQRLKKAMLREGLSPEELLAMFDER
- a CDS encoding PIN domain-containing protein, whose product is MSEPESAAFIDTSVVFRYLTNDPPAMAAVAARLIDSDQPLILSEVILAETAYVLSSVYDIPRVAVVDALSAFIQRRNIRLLNLSKPRALEALRLCRDSKRHSFADALLWAEASHSGIQRVFSFDDRFPAEGLESAELS
- a CDS encoding MurR/RpiR family transcriptional regulator; this encodes MQRDPDGDGRTTATAPSSINSLTRIRSSFPALAASEARVANWVMQQPGKIMELSMAQVAQACGVSDTTVLRFCRNAGFQGYTDLKLSIARDLVSPTQVIHDDILEGDAPAIIARKVFMSNIQALYDTLEVLDENALIEAIELLGTAKRILIVGVGTSAPIVQSMYNMLLRLGLNCKAQTDSYLQLMEVALMGPGDVVVAISQSGSSMDPVLTLKQAKANGAATVCITGNAHSPITEFSDVTLLSVAREARIEAIASRLAQVSIADALYVIMALNSIDLATKNDKRIWDALLPKMF
- a CDS encoding HAD-IA family hydrolase, which gives rise to MTEDAVMTAFRDVVGLARNEVATALVARFDLEDAAGARMAEFGVSTPWQAYIQLRLRHYEAMLADPDVLRRNQWPHNVDLLHAARRAGCQVGLATMSNCPQVQRVLSILDLMGEFDFVASSDDVEQGKPDPEIYLLVARELGVSTHECLVIEDSPSGVKAALAAGMHVIAVSTPFTREALRADGLLEERWIVDDPATLPAVAQALMATQAKT
- a CDS encoding AbrB/MazE/SpoVT family DNA-binding domain-containing protein, which translates into the protein MPSVVGQRGQIVIEKPIRDALGLEPGYLAVQRLVADHVELHFYPPEHEESLRGVLASKAKRSVPPEKWAEVREEAWSKAVRLEWMVDEGTA
- the mtnA gene encoding S-methyl-5-thioribose-1-phosphate isomerase; this translates as MNVQGKHYRTIWLKENDPAVVQIIDQRHLPHRFIVEDLVTVEDVARAIADMHVRGAGLIGATAGYGMYLAALHAPRTPAAAFEAALARDGDLLTATRPTATNLEWAVKRQLAAISAAGSDREAKIEAVLATAQTIADEDADFCRRIGQHGKTIIQEISERKGGEPVNILTHCNAGWLAFVDYGSATAPIYAADDDGIAVHVWVDETRPRNQGARLTAWELGQHGIDHTVIADNVGGHLMQHGMVDVVIVGTDRTLYTGDVANKIGTYLKALAARDNGVPLYVALPSSTFDWERRNGVREIPIEQRDAMEIKTIQGLHDGEIITVLLTPSDSPAANYAFDVTPAHLVTALITERGICPASEEGVLGLYPEKRV